A DNA window from Zingiber officinale cultivar Zhangliang chromosome 3A, Zo_v1.1, whole genome shotgun sequence contains the following coding sequences:
- the LOC122054072 gene encoding pathogenesis-related protein 1-like: MRSSLMLALLCAAALALATAPTTTVAQNSPQDFVDAHNSARSAVGVGPVSWDDTVAAYAQSYAEQRIGDCQLVHSGGPYGENLFGGSGADWTAADAVGLWVGEQQYYDYDSNSCAAGQVCGHYTQVVWRSSTAIGCARVTCNNGAIFIICNYNPPGNIVGERPY, encoded by the coding sequence atGAGGTCATCGTTGATGCTGGCGTTGCTCTGCGCCGCCGCCTTGGCTCTGGCTACGGCGCCGACGACGACGGTGGCGCAGAACTCGCCGCAGGACTTCGTGGACGCCCACAACTCGGCGCGCTCTGCGGTGGGGGTGGGGCCGGTGTCGTGGGACGACACGGTGGCGGCGTACGCGCAGAGCTACGCGGAGCAGCGGATCGGCGACTGCCAACTGGTGCACTCCGGCGGGCCCTACGGCGAGAACCTCTTCGGGGGGTCGGGCGCCGACTGGACGGCGGCGGATGCTGTGGGCTTGTGGGTGGGCGAGCAGCAGTACTACGACTACGACAGCAACAGCTGCGCCGCCGGGCAGGTGTGCGGGCACTACACTCAGGTGGTGTGGCGGTCGTCGACGGCGATCGGGTGCGCGCGCGTGACGTGCAACAACGGAGCCATCTTCATCATCTGCAACTACAATCCCCCAGGCAACATCGTCGGCGAAAGACCCTATTAA